One window of the Lacerta agilis isolate rLacAgi1 chromosome 17, rLacAgi1.pri, whole genome shotgun sequence genome contains the following:
- the RNF215 gene encoding RING finger protein 215, which translates to MMAAAAAAAAASGSAGRAPVLLSCLLSHLGGLLVAAAAGQAQVEVLLLPPPPSPQPPAPEEQLAQAEGSGPTGGGGGSSYTLQGALLGRPGLEPEPEPERGEKRPHEEGEEEEEAIRGSLVLVGDTDPKLKDDDSWIGVVPVGEEQADHPRGSKEESFTTAVVNKMKRALVLGASALLILALNQNAIRELDVSQVLSKPVIVVQTSENVTKLLGALLRGLRATAKITYQAVLLENVGVTLTLWSTCGLSRGGLYGEWQGVICTGENSSRVQKYLQQLWNAILLIALILCTGVIMQAQRQSRHSRLHQDSELDLKQHIVQRLSALKTRRYHPGKLPRSWAHEIDSCAICLDRFHKNQCLRVLPCLHEFHRDCVDPWLLLQQTCPLCKHNILGNCCQDS; encoded by the exons ATgatggcggcagcggcggcggcggcggcggcttcgggCTCGGCCGGCCGGGCGCCGGTGCTGCTCTCGTGCCTGCTGAGCCACCTGGGCGGCCtcctggtggcggcggcggcggggcaggCTCAGGTGGAGGTGCTgctcttgcctcctcctccttctccgcaGCCGCCGGCGCCCGAAGAGCAGCTAGCGCAGGCCGAGGGAAGCGGCCCcactggcggcggcggcggcagtagcTACACTCTGCAGGGCGCGCTGCTGGGCAGGCCCGGCctggagccggagccggagccggagcgcGGGGAGAAGCGGCCCCACGAagagggcgaggaggaggaggaagccatcCGGGGCAGCCTCGTCCTG GTGGGGGACACCGACCCAAAGCTGAAGGATGATGACAGTTGGATTGGCGTCGTCCCAGTGGGCGAGGAGCAGGCGGATCACCCGCGAGGCAGCAAGGAAGAGTCCTTTACCACTGCTGTGGTCAACAAG ATGAAGCGTGCCCTTGTCTTGGGGGCCTCGGCTTTGCTTATCCTCGCGCTGAATCAGAACGCAATCCGTGAG TTGGatgtctcccaggtcctctccAAGCCTGTGATTGTTGTCCAGACTTCAGAAAATGTTACCAAACTCCTTGGTGCATTGCTACG AGGTCTTCGGGCAACAGCAAAGATAACATACCAAGCGGTGCTACTGGAAAACGTG GGAGTGACCTTGACTCTGTGGTCAACCTGTGGCCTGTCCCGGGGCGGTCTCTATGGAGAGTGGCAAGGAGTCATCTGCACAGGAGAGAACAGCTCGAGAGTCCAG AAGTATCTCCAACAGCTGTGGAACGCCATCTTGCTCATTGCCTTGATCCTTTGCACAGGCGTGATCATGCAGGCACAGCGACAGTCTCGGCACAGCCGGCTCCACCAGGACTCCGAG CTCGATCTCAAGCAGCACATCGTGCAGAGGCTCTCAGCGCTGAAGACTCGGCGCTACCACCCCGGGAAGCTGCCCCGGAGCTGGGCTCACGAGATTGACAGCTGCGCCATCTGCTTGGACcggttccacaagaaccag TGTCTCCGGGTGCTGCCATGCCTGCATGAGTTTCACCGGGACTGTGTGGATCCATGGCTCCTCTTGCAACAGACCTGCCCCCTCTGCAAACACAATATTTTAG GAAACTGCTGTCAAGACAGTTAG
- the LOC117061937 gene encoding coiled-coil domain-containing protein 157-like — translation MTLMKQLDNLDQECEQLKTSLADREEDHYILNERLKEMQEEKWEIQHQVAAQQKLAEQAQKEKLSLEQHVSELQTTVSELRELVEELKDRERLLVFFPDLHMPVEAQFERTGDVMEDMGKQLQANNIRISILEEENTRLRSAVAKMREAAQQEGPKLFPPTQLWNLSSPQDSGIHMPTRHPAQTSAQGATLRPPASPKSPGSPVPNRSKGTRSASKNGSPFRRALSGQQSNPFTFVSEEPAIRTHTRGKGKSKTPGHSARCNRKHQK, via the exons ATGACTCTGATGAAGCAGCTGGATAATTTGGACCAGGAGTGTGAGCAGCTGAAGACCAGCCTGGCTGACAGGGAGGAGGACCATTACATCTTGAATGAGAGGCTGAAGGAGATGCAGGAGGAGAAGTGGGAGATCCAGCACCAGGTGGCAGCCCAGCAG AAGCTGGCAGAGCAAGCGCAGAAGGAAAAGCTGAGCTTGGAGCAGCATGTGTCTGAGCTGCAGACAACTGTCTCTGAGCTGAGAGAGCTGGTTGAGGAGCTGAAGGACAGGGAGAGGCTGCTGGTCTTCTTCCCGGACCTTCACATGCCTGTTGAGGCACAGTTTGAAC GCACTGGGGACGTCATGGAAGACATGGGCAAGCAGCTGCAGGCCAACAACATTCGTATCAGCATCCTGGAGGAAGAGAACACGCGCCTCCGAAGCGCAGTGGCCAAAATGAGAGAGGCAGCGCAGCAGGAAGGGCCTAAG CTTTTCCCTCCAACCCAGCTGTGGAATCTTTCCTCTCCCCAAGACAGTGGGATTCACATGCCTACCag GCATCCCGCACAGACGAGTGCCCAAGGAGCAACGCTGAGGCCTCCTGCCAGCCCCAAGAGCCCAGGCAGCCCGGTCCCAAACAGATCTAAGGGCACCCGCAGTGCCTCGAAGAACGGCTCCCCCTTCCGAAGGGCTCTCAGCGGCCAGCAGTCAAACCCGTTCACCTTTGTCTCCGAGGAACCAGCCATCCGAACCCACACCCGGGGGAAAGGGAAAAGCAAGACCCCGGGCCACTCGGCCCGTTGCAACAGGAAACAccagaaataa